One part of the Arthrobacter sp. EM1 genome encodes these proteins:
- a CDS encoding DUF2273 domain-containing protein, whose translation MTPMFAGIAIGATLAITALAFGFWGLLLVALFMAIGAVLGRSAEGRLDLGGVLDALRGNRSSS comes from the coding sequence GTGACCCCAATGTTCGCCGGCATCGCGATCGGGGCAACCCTGGCGATCACGGCTCTGGCCTTCGGTTTTTGGGGCTTACTGCTAGTGGCCCTCTTTATGGCCATCGGCGCGGTCCTGGGCCGCAGCGCGGAAGGCCGGCTGGATCTGGGCGGAGTCCTCGACGCGCTTCGCGGCAATCGCTCCTCCTCATGA
- a CDS encoding RNA polymerase sigma factor: protein MTTLDTIAEALAEGSDELLARRAGDGDMDAFELLARRHGTIMRAYARRVLGSTTEADDVVQEALIQAWNQIGGLRDASAARPWLLRITGNLAVDVLRRRKSHATIEHTPDLADPAPGPESSAITITGTQALERALAALPEEQRRCWVLRELGGQTYEDIAQTLNISQAAVRGRLARARTTLAQKMEDWR, encoded by the coding sequence TTGACTACTCTCGACACCATCGCCGAAGCCCTCGCCGAAGGCAGCGACGAGCTGTTGGCCCGGCGGGCCGGCGACGGCGACATGGACGCATTCGAGCTCTTGGCACGAAGGCACGGGACAATAATGCGCGCCTACGCCCGCCGAGTCCTGGGCTCGACGACAGAGGCCGATGACGTCGTCCAGGAAGCCCTGATCCAGGCCTGGAACCAGATCGGCGGGCTCCGCGACGCGTCCGCCGCTCGTCCCTGGCTGCTGCGGATCACAGGCAACCTGGCTGTTGACGTCCTCCGCCGCCGCAAATCCCACGCCACAATCGAACACACCCCAGACCTAGCCGACCCCGCGCCGGGGCCCGAGTCCTCCGCCATCACAATAACCGGCACGCAAGCCCTCGAACGCGCGCTGGCCGCGCTGCCGGAAGAGCAACGACGATGTTGGGTGCTGCGCGAACTGGGGGGGCAAACATATGAGGACATCGCCCAAACCCTCAACATCAGCCAAGCCGCCGTCCGCGGACGGCTGGCCAGAGCGCGGACCACACTGGCCCAGAAAATGGAGGACTGGCGATGA
- a CDS encoding MFS transporter — MTIDSAPLNSFHKRLTLFSSGGPFLDGYILAIIGIALVQIIPAWQMNDWWNGLIGASALIGVFLGGLIFGNITDKIGRKLMYTIDLMAIIVFSIAQFFVQEPWQLFLLRLLIGIAVGADYPIATSLVAEFVPKNWRARLLGGLNAMWFVGATVAAFVGYWLLSFDDGWRWMLASSAVPAVLILIARATIPESPHWLVGKGRHQEALEILKKTIGEGATLDGITAHDPNAAKLSTAKAFKLVLTGGYLHRVIFISIFWTCTIVTLFSIYAFGPQILALFNLQSGDEANIGYGLINLFFLVGNVAALLVVDKLGRRPVLIWGFILSGVGLLFLAIFPTAPLGLIALAFAFYAIFNGGPSILEWIYPNELFPTKVRATAVGLCTGTSRIGAAIGTFATPLALTHLGLSGTMWIAAGIALLGAAVSFFMAPETKGQNLEQAAALHP; from the coding sequence ATGACCATCGATTCAGCGCCGCTGAACTCCTTCCACAAACGCCTCACCCTCTTCAGCTCAGGGGGCCCGTTCCTCGACGGGTACATCCTGGCCATCATCGGCATTGCCCTGGTCCAGATCATCCCGGCCTGGCAGATGAATGACTGGTGGAACGGCCTCATCGGCGCCTCCGCCCTGATCGGGGTCTTCCTCGGCGGCCTGATCTTCGGCAACATCACCGACAAAATCGGCCGCAAGCTTATGTACACGATCGACCTCATGGCCATCATCGTGTTCTCCATCGCCCAGTTCTTCGTCCAGGAACCCTGGCAGCTGTTCCTCCTGCGGCTGCTCATCGGCATCGCCGTCGGCGCCGACTATCCCATCGCGACATCCCTGGTCGCCGAATTCGTGCCCAAGAACTGGCGTGCCCGGCTCCTCGGCGGCCTGAACGCCATGTGGTTCGTCGGCGCCACCGTCGCCGCCTTCGTCGGCTACTGGCTCCTCTCCTTTGACGACGGATGGCGCTGGATGCTTGCCTCCTCCGCCGTGCCCGCCGTCCTAATCCTCATCGCCCGGGCCACCATCCCCGAGTCCCCCCACTGGCTCGTCGGCAAAGGCCGGCACCAGGAAGCGCTGGAGATCCTGAAGAAAACCATCGGCGAGGGCGCCACCCTGGACGGCATCACCGCCCATGACCCCAACGCGGCCAAACTCAGCACCGCCAAGGCCTTCAAACTGGTTCTGACCGGCGGCTACCTGCACCGGGTCATCTTCATCTCCATCTTCTGGACCTGCACCATCGTGACCCTGTTCTCCATCTACGCCTTCGGACCCCAGATCCTGGCCCTGTTCAACCTCCAGTCCGGCGACGAAGCCAACATCGGCTACGGCCTGATCAACCTCTTCTTCCTCGTCGGCAACGTCGCCGCCCTCCTCGTCGTGGACAAGCTCGGCCGCAGGCCCGTCCTGATCTGGGGCTTCATCCTCTCCGGCGTCGGCCTGCTGTTCCTGGCGATCTTCCCCACCGCGCCCTTGGGCCTGATCGCACTGGCCTTCGCCTTCTACGCCATCTTCAACGGCGGCCCCTCGATCCTGGAATGGATCTACCCCAACGAACTCTTCCCCACCAAAGTCCGGGCAACCGCCGTCGGACTGTGCACCGGCACCAGCCGCATCGGCGCCGCCATCGGCACCTTCGCCACCCCGCTGGCCCTGACCCACCTCGGGCTCTCCGGAACGATGTGGATCGCCGCTGGCATCGCGCTGCTCGGCGCGGCCGTCAGCTTCTTCATGGCCCCCGAAACCAAAGGCCAGAACCTCGAACAAGCAGCCGCCCTCCACCCCTGA
- a CDS encoding LysR family transcriptional regulator codes for MNLRRLELFVAVAEELHFNRAAERLHMAQPPLSQQIRKLEEECKTQLFVRNSRNVQLTADGELLLKHARKVLSQYGAMTAALRQARDGEIGKLRLGFVSSAAISALPPVVRELRSHWPGIDLELREETTDAQIELITAGALDAGIAREVRTVPGLGTTLLQNERLVVAVPTDHPLATRTSVGLGELKGERFIAFPRDRISRLFDHIAALLHAADVDFDLAQQAVQFPTILGLVAAHLGIAVVPESLRAFAIPGLAYLDIEDTSAISRVSLIYSNDMTDSPLVAKVRVACRQTMGAPETG; via the coding sequence ATGAACCTTCGTCGCCTGGAGCTTTTCGTCGCAGTGGCCGAAGAACTGCACTTCAACCGAGCCGCCGAGCGGCTGCACATGGCCCAGCCGCCGCTGAGCCAGCAGATCCGCAAACTCGAAGAGGAATGCAAGACCCAGCTGTTCGTGCGCAACTCCCGCAACGTGCAGCTCACCGCCGACGGCGAACTGCTCCTGAAGCACGCTCGTAAAGTCCTCAGCCAGTACGGCGCCATGACCGCGGCCCTCCGGCAGGCCCGCGACGGCGAAATCGGCAAACTGCGTCTCGGCTTCGTCTCCTCGGCGGCCATTTCGGCACTTCCACCCGTGGTCCGGGAACTCCGGTCCCACTGGCCCGGCATCGACCTCGAGCTCCGCGAGGAAACCACCGACGCCCAGATCGAGCTCATCACCGCCGGCGCCCTGGACGCCGGAATCGCCCGGGAAGTCCGGACCGTGCCGGGCCTGGGCACCACACTCCTGCAAAACGAACGCCTCGTAGTTGCCGTCCCGACAGACCACCCCCTGGCGACCCGCACCTCAGTCGGGCTCGGAGAACTGAAGGGGGAGAGGTTCATTGCCTTCCCGCGGGACCGGATCTCGCGGCTTTTCGACCACATCGCCGCCTTGCTCCACGCCGCCGACGTTGACTTCGATCTCGCCCAGCAAGCCGTCCAGTTCCCCACCATCCTCGGGCTCGTCGCCGCCCACCTGGGCATCGCAGTCGTCCCGGAATCGCTCCGTGCCTTCGCCATCCCCGGCCTGGCCTACCTGGACATCGAGGACACCAGCGCCATCTCCCGCGTCAGCCTGATCTACAGCAACGACATGACAGACTCGCCCCTCGTCGCCAAAGTCAGGGTCGCCTGCCGGCAGACGATGGGAGCGCCGGAGACCGGCTAG
- a CDS encoding Asp23/Gls24 family envelope stress response protein codes for MPTASASTPVNTNSGKDGRGATTIADGVVAKIAGIAAKDIPGVHALGGGAARMMGSLRDAVGQKDLTQGVSVEVGQTQVAVDITLVVEYPHPLQKVADDVRDAVFGAVEDLVGMEVTEVNITVTDIHIPSEDEDDSDAEKAAASTREGRVS; via the coding sequence CTGCCGACCGCATCGGCGTCCACCCCCGTGAATACCAATTCGGGTAAGGACGGCCGTGGAGCGACCACGATTGCCGACGGTGTGGTCGCGAAGATCGCCGGTATTGCCGCGAAGGACATCCCGGGGGTGCATGCCCTCGGCGGTGGTGCAGCCCGGATGATGGGTTCTCTGCGCGATGCGGTGGGACAGAAGGACCTGACGCAGGGTGTCTCCGTGGAGGTCGGGCAGACTCAGGTCGCTGTCGATATCACTTTGGTAGTGGAGTACCCGCATCCGCTGCAGAAGGTCGCCGATGATGTCCGCGACGCCGTTTTTGGCGCTGTTGAGGATCTGGTGGGCATGGAAGTCACCGAAGTGAACATCACGGTCACCGACATTCACATCCCGTCCGAAGATGAAGATGACTCGGACGCTGAAAAGGCCGCCGCATCCACCCGCGAAGGCCGCGTCTCGTGA
- a CDS encoding ABC transporter permease subunit — protein sequence MTSLITLCGKELRDLSRNRSVQLLIAFLAVVVVLSVLVAAADFRTKTADYTSYLQALKASGGAVNAPPPDLFPLQMLRAGMEYLEIVGSLFAVILGYGLIAKEKNNGTLELLFTRPLGRYSFAAGKILAALIIWTAVTTALFAVITATLLIAGNAPLTGTDLIRLIIAAAHTTIYLTLWSLAALALAALTRAPGTGLILALVLWLVVVLIIPQIGDTMDPDNQIPGGLFASLQIDKAHEHAVMANFTGYETSRDLIEQTSLTKQYERPLFAWLGIKNQYNQQSPAFVWAGTFNHTLWLLAGFAAAVTAALLAGTRDKLLRKV from the coding sequence ATGACTAGCCTTATCACGCTCTGCGGGAAGGAACTCCGGGACCTCTCCCGCAACCGCTCCGTGCAGCTGCTCATCGCCTTCCTGGCCGTTGTCGTCGTGCTCTCCGTCCTGGTCGCGGCCGCAGACTTCCGGACCAAAACTGCCGACTACACCAGCTACCTTCAGGCCCTCAAAGCCAGCGGCGGTGCCGTCAATGCCCCCCCGCCGGATCTCTTCCCGCTGCAGATGCTCCGGGCGGGCATGGAGTACCTGGAAATCGTCGGGAGCCTCTTCGCCGTGATCCTCGGTTATGGACTGATCGCTAAGGAAAAGAACAACGGGACCCTGGAACTGCTCTTCACCCGTCCGCTAGGCCGGTACAGCTTCGCCGCCGGAAAAATCCTGGCCGCCCTCATCATCTGGACCGCCGTCACCACAGCCCTGTTCGCCGTCATCACCGCGACCCTGCTGATTGCCGGCAACGCACCCCTGACAGGAACAGACTTGATCCGGCTGATCATTGCCGCAGCGCACACCACCATCTACCTCACCCTGTGGTCGCTCGCGGCGCTGGCCTTGGCCGCCCTCACCCGGGCCCCGGGTACAGGGCTGATCCTTGCCCTGGTCCTCTGGCTCGTCGTGGTCCTGATCATCCCGCAAATCGGCGACACCATGGACCCGGATAACCAGATCCCCGGCGGCCTGTTCGCCAGCCTCCAAATCGACAAAGCCCACGAACACGCCGTCATGGCCAACTTCACCGGCTACGAAACATCCCGGGACCTCATCGAACAAACCTCCCTGACCAAACAATACGAACGCCCCCTGTTCGCCTGGCTCGGCATCAAAAACCAATACAACCAACAGTCCCCGGCATTTGTGTGGGCAGGGACCTTCAACCACACCCTCTGGCTCCTCGCCGGATTCGCCGCGGCAGTCACCGCAGCACTCCTGGCCGGCACCCGGGACAAACTCCTCCGAAAGGTCTAA
- a CDS encoding DedA family protein produces the protein MTWIIDAVRNAGPLPAYLIITALVFAEDALFIGFILPGETAAVLGGVLASQNHLQLWLVLVLVIAAAIIGDTVGYQIGHHFGSRILQIPLLQKRRTQLDRARELLARKGGSAVFLGRFTAFFRAVMPALAGLSHMPYRRFLAFNTAGGTIWGAAVVLAGYFAGNAYLTAAKTFGPTVTIALLAVLTAAVAAWYVRKRIKARTGEGPAAPLFQSETPGQPVSWETNHPEDPQPPMRSARACTVPWVSVLDEARPCQQVPITNARKQRTSR, from the coding sequence ATGACCTGGATCATCGACGCTGTCCGCAACGCCGGGCCCCTGCCCGCCTACCTAATCATTACTGCCCTGGTCTTCGCCGAAGACGCCCTGTTCATCGGTTTCATCCTGCCCGGCGAAACGGCAGCCGTCCTCGGCGGGGTCCTGGCCAGCCAGAACCATCTCCAGCTCTGGCTGGTCCTGGTCCTCGTCATAGCCGCAGCCATCATCGGAGACACCGTCGGCTACCAGATCGGCCACCACTTCGGGTCCCGGATCCTGCAGATTCCCTTACTCCAAAAACGACGGACCCAACTGGACCGGGCACGGGAACTGCTCGCCCGCAAGGGAGGATCCGCCGTGTTCCTCGGACGGTTTACAGCGTTCTTCCGTGCCGTTATGCCCGCCCTCGCCGGGCTCTCCCACATGCCCTACCGCCGCTTCCTGGCCTTCAACACCGCCGGCGGCACCATCTGGGGGGCCGCGGTGGTCCTCGCCGGATACTTCGCCGGAAACGCCTACCTTACGGCCGCCAAAACCTTCGGACCCACAGTAACCATCGCGCTGCTGGCCGTCCTCACGGCCGCGGTGGCAGCCTGGTACGTCCGAAAAAGGATCAAAGCCCGAACCGGTGAGGGCCCTGCTGCGCCGCTATTCCAAAGCGAAACTCCCGGCCAGCCAGTATCTTGGGAAACCAATCATCCCGAAGACCCGCAGCCGCCGATGCGTTCTGCACGCGCATGCACGGTCCCGTGGGTGTCTGTGCTGGACGAAGCAAGGCCTTGCCAGCAGGTCCCGATAACGAACGCTCGCAAGCAAAGGACGAGCCGATGA
- a CDS encoding membrane dipeptidase, with protein sequence MSLHQQLTVVDGLQISNWSRPVLEELRTGGVSAVNATCAVWENAADTLRSVGQWLELVNRNPDLAFLASTGADIETAKEQNKIAVFLGFQNASPFEDDYRYVELFHRLGVRIAQLTYNNQNLIGGGCFEADDAGLTRYGRVIVEEMNRVGMLIDLSHVGYRTSREAIEASSVPVSITHSNPLWFFDTPRNKPHDVIQPLVDRGGVIGCCLYPTVSGGEHVTLESFCTMVARMVDQYGPTSIGIGSDCTRGWDQEFVGWLRNGRWQPTDPQNTPTWPQWPDWFTGPLDFPRLTDGLAAAGLTDHTITAVMGGNWARLFTQVMDTTKEHAHV encoded by the coding sequence ATGAGCCTGCACCAGCAGCTGACCGTCGTGGACGGCCTGCAGATCAGCAACTGGAGCCGCCCCGTCCTGGAAGAACTGCGCACCGGGGGCGTCAGCGCGGTCAACGCGACCTGCGCCGTCTGGGAAAACGCCGCGGACACCCTCCGGTCCGTCGGCCAGTGGCTGGAGCTCGTCAACCGCAACCCGGACCTGGCATTCCTGGCCTCAACCGGGGCAGACATTGAAACCGCGAAGGAGCAGAACAAGATCGCCGTGTTCCTCGGGTTCCAGAATGCCAGCCCCTTCGAAGATGACTACCGCTACGTTGAACTCTTCCACCGGCTCGGGGTCCGGATTGCGCAGCTGACCTACAACAACCAGAACCTGATCGGCGGCGGATGCTTCGAAGCCGACGACGCCGGCCTGACCCGCTACGGGCGGGTAATTGTGGAAGAAATGAACCGGGTCGGCATGCTCATCGACCTCTCCCACGTCGGATACCGGACCAGCCGCGAGGCCATCGAAGCATCCTCGGTGCCGGTCTCCATCACCCATTCAAACCCGCTCTGGTTTTTTGATACGCCCCGGAACAAACCCCACGACGTCATCCAGCCGCTCGTGGACCGCGGCGGCGTCATCGGCTGCTGCCTCTACCCCACCGTCAGCGGCGGCGAACACGTCACCCTCGAAAGCTTCTGCACGATGGTGGCACGCATGGTGGACCAATACGGGCCCACCAGCATCGGTATCGGCAGCGACTGCACCCGCGGCTGGGACCAGGAATTCGTCGGCTGGCTCCGCAACGGCCGCTGGCAACCGACCGATCCGCAGAACACGCCGACCTGGCCCCAATGGCCGGACTGGTTCACCGGCCCCCTGGACTTTCCCCGGCTCACCGACGGCCTCGCAGCAGCAGGCCTCACCGACCACACCATCACAGCCGTGATGGGCGGGAACTGGGCCCGGCTCTTCACCCAAGTCATGGACACCACAAAGGAACACGCGCATGTCTGA
- a CDS encoding CsbD family protein: MGIDDKAEISVQHHLGAAKEGTGKVTDDRQLEREGQKDQAAAGMKEAGEKAKDAAADVGENIRNAARKLKDGFSK; the protein is encoded by the coding sequence ATGGGCATCGACGACAAAGCAGAAATCAGCGTTCAACACCACCTCGGCGCCGCCAAAGAAGGTACCGGCAAAGTCACTGACGACAGGCAGCTGGAACGGGAGGGCCAAAAGGATCAGGCCGCCGCAGGGATGAAGGAAGCCGGTGAGAAAGCCAAGGATGCCGCCGCCGACGTCGGCGAGAATATCAGGAATGCCGCCCGCAAACTCAAAGACGGCTTCAGCAAGTAA
- a CDS encoding Asp23/Gls24 family envelope stress response protein has product MNDTTDTGCGRTIEDLSDYLDKGTSDDVEHISTCPQCQAGLAGLRRLQAFTRDLLAEDLAEAARDDSPWLENILANLGLEIKAGRSIPVAPGLAGDVLFQTEGALTGLVRSVGDTVEGVMIGKCRFAGAVTTPRAPIIVNVDVSARYGYRLPELAATLRTELSAALATHSELNIAALNITITELRPPSPPGTKGRDDDRHRPPQ; this is encoded by the coding sequence ATGAACGACACGACCGACACCGGCTGCGGACGCACCATCGAAGACCTCAGCGACTACCTCGACAAAGGCACGTCCGATGATGTTGAACACATCAGCACCTGCCCACAGTGCCAGGCCGGGTTGGCCGGGCTTCGCAGGCTCCAGGCCTTTACCCGGGACCTTCTCGCCGAAGATCTCGCCGAGGCAGCCCGGGACGACTCGCCCTGGCTGGAAAACATCCTCGCCAACCTTGGCCTGGAGATTAAGGCTGGGCGCAGCATCCCCGTCGCACCCGGGCTCGCCGGCGACGTGCTGTTCCAGACAGAAGGAGCCCTGACTGGCCTCGTACGCTCCGTCGGCGACACGGTCGAAGGCGTCATGATCGGCAAATGCCGCTTTGCCGGCGCCGTCACCACCCCTCGAGCGCCGATCATCGTGAACGTCGATGTATCAGCCAGGTATGGCTACCGCCTCCCCGAACTCGCAGCGACCCTGCGCACGGAACTTTCCGCAGCCCTGGCCACACACTCCGAACTGAACATCGCCGCGCTGAACATCACCATCACCGAACTCCGTCCCCCCTCCCCGCCCGGAACGAAAGGACGGGACGATGACCGACACCGCCCGCCTCAGTAA
- a CDS encoding rhodanese-like domain-containing protein yields the protein MGLEPAVMKRTSRIRSQDPASVPRVVDGEPDLVMVDTTWGELQPLQCAPGVVTLGELEILELLGGGAVLVDSRVPGSRAGITIPGAVNFPHDRILEFRDQLDPSRLSVFFCNGPQCPQSPEAVRTLIETGYPASALAYYRGGLHDWVTLAMPTERVT from the coding sequence ATGGGACTCGAACCAGCCGTGATGAAACGAACCTCCAGAATCCGTTCTCAGGATCCGGCCAGCGTCCCCCGGGTGGTTGACGGCGAACCGGATCTGGTGATGGTGGACACGACATGGGGAGAGCTGCAGCCGCTGCAATGCGCGCCAGGGGTGGTCACTCTCGGTGAGCTCGAAATCTTGGAGTTGCTCGGCGGCGGCGCGGTCCTGGTCGACAGCCGCGTACCTGGTTCCAGGGCCGGGATCACGATTCCAGGCGCAGTCAACTTCCCCCATGACCGGATCCTGGAATTCAGGGATCAACTCGACCCTTCCAGGCTGAGCGTGTTCTTCTGTAACGGCCCGCAGTGTCCGCAGTCTCCGGAGGCTGTCCGGACGCTGATTGAAACCGGGTATCCGGCCTCCGCGCTGGCGTATTACCGAGGCGGATTGCACGACTGGGTCACCCTGGCCATGCCTACGGAAAGGGTCACGTGA
- a CDS encoding isochorismatase family protein, with amino-acid sequence MSTLRRALILIDVQQQYFSGPLEIQYPPHQESLAMIVRALDAAAAAGIPVAAVQHSAGEGAPVFAPGTPEFELHPDVERRRTDTWKGVIKQYGSVYADTDLAGWLRGHDIDTVTLVGYMSNNCILASAVEAEFLGFNTEVLSDATGAINLANDAGFADAKTVHTTLLTLLNSNWAAVSTTDAWADALEARQALKKSDLGSSAIAGAARLNGV; translated from the coding sequence ATGAGCACCCTCCGTCGCGCCCTCATCCTCATCGACGTCCAGCAGCAGTACTTCTCTGGACCTCTCGAGATCCAGTACCCGCCGCACCAGGAGTCTTTAGCGATGATCGTGCGGGCTCTGGACGCTGCGGCCGCTGCGGGCATCCCCGTCGCGGCCGTACAACACAGTGCAGGTGAAGGCGCACCGGTCTTCGCTCCGGGCACACCGGAATTTGAACTTCACCCCGACGTCGAACGCCGCAGGACCGATACATGGAAGGGTGTCATCAAGCAGTACGGCTCCGTTTACGCTGACACAGACCTCGCCGGGTGGCTTCGCGGGCATGACATCGACACTGTCACCCTCGTGGGCTACATGAGCAACAACTGCATCCTTGCCTCGGCTGTTGAAGCGGAGTTCCTCGGCTTCAATACCGAAGTTCTTTCAGATGCCACCGGGGCCATCAACCTCGCAAATGACGCCGGGTTCGCCGACGCGAAAACGGTGCACACCACGCTGCTCACGCTGTTGAACTCAAACTGGGCCGCCGTCAGCACGACCGATGCGTGGGCCGATGCCCTTGAAGCCCGGCAGGCTTTGAAGAAGAGCGATCTTGGAAGCTCGGCAATAGCCGGGGCGGCACGCCTGAACGGGGTATAA
- a CDS encoding aldehyde dehydrogenase family protein — MTKLASSFINGSWVEGTGDTTSRFNPSAPEEAVTTYHQAGSAELAQAIQAAADAAPAWDRLGILARGRILSAAAALIRERAEEIARVMTAEHGKTLAESRMEVDASADTFEYHAGSARNPVGTEYPSSHPEERILTVRRPLGIVGVITPWNFPLQIPAWKIAPALLHGNTVVWKSASNTPGVSVLLMDILAAAGVPAGVANLLLGPGPLGSELVSHPSVAGVTFTGSVPVGHHIRGIVCGRGAKLQMELGGHNATLVLPDADVELAASSAVNAAMGSTGQKCTATRRIILVGDGHEAFLARVKEKVSALVLGPGTDPSVQIGPVVSGSARDEINAAIETAITEGGEILAQATAPAGDGHYVLPTVLTGPESMTICHEEVFGPVVTILRAATLDEAIALANNTEFGLTAAVFTSDERAARQCVTYLDAGLVKVNAPSTGSELHAPFGGMKDSTFAGPREQNSTVAAAFFTHEKTAYLRLAPAKA, encoded by the coding sequence ATGACCAAGCTCGCCAGCAGCTTTATCAACGGTAGTTGGGTTGAAGGGACCGGGGACACGACGTCCCGGTTCAACCCCTCGGCGCCGGAGGAAGCGGTCACAACGTATCACCAGGCCGGTTCCGCGGAGCTCGCGCAGGCGATCCAGGCTGCTGCTGACGCCGCACCGGCATGGGACAGGCTGGGGATTCTGGCCCGGGGCCGGATTCTGTCGGCGGCGGCGGCACTGATCCGGGAACGGGCCGAGGAGATAGCCCGCGTCATGACGGCCGAGCACGGCAAGACCCTGGCGGAGTCCAGGATGGAGGTCGACGCGTCCGCCGACACGTTCGAGTACCACGCAGGCTCTGCCAGGAACCCTGTCGGCACCGAATACCCTTCCAGCCACCCCGAGGAGCGGATCCTGACCGTGCGGCGCCCGCTGGGGATCGTCGGGGTGATCACGCCGTGGAATTTCCCGCTGCAGATCCCGGCCTGGAAGATCGCACCGGCACTGCTGCACGGCAACACGGTGGTCTGGAAGTCCGCCAGCAACACCCCCGGAGTGTCCGTCCTGCTGATGGACATCCTGGCCGCGGCCGGTGTGCCGGCCGGCGTTGCGAACCTGCTCCTTGGCCCGGGTCCGCTGGGCTCTGAACTCGTTTCCCATCCGTCCGTGGCGGGCGTGACGTTTACCGGGTCCGTTCCGGTGGGCCACCACATTCGCGGGATTGTCTGTGGACGCGGCGCGAAACTGCAGATGGAACTCGGCGGACACAACGCCACTCTCGTCCTGCCCGACGCCGACGTCGAACTGGCCGCGTCCAGCGCCGTCAACGCCGCGATGGGCTCCACCGGCCAGAAGTGCACGGCCACCCGGCGGATCATCCTCGTCGGCGACGGACACGAGGCGTTCCTGGCCAGGGTGAAGGAGAAAGTCTCCGCACTTGTCCTGGGCCCGGGCACTGACCCGTCGGTGCAGATCGGCCCCGTAGTTTCCGGCTCCGCCCGCGATGAAATCAACGCCGCGATCGAGACGGCCATCACCGAAGGCGGGGAAATCCTCGCTCAGGCCACCGCTCCCGCCGGGGACGGGCACTACGTCCTGCCCACCGTGCTGACCGGGCCGGAGTCGATGACGATCTGCCACGAAGAGGTCTTCGGCCCCGTGGTCACCATTCTCCGCGCCGCAACACTGGACGAAGCCATCGCCTTGGCCAACAACACCGAGTTCGGCCTCACGGCCGCGGTCTTTACCAGCGATGAGCGCGCCGCCCGGCAGTGCGTGACCTATCTGGACGCCGGCCTCGTCAAGGTCAATGCGCCCTCGACCGGTTCCGAACTGCATGCACCCTTCGGCGGAATGAAGGATTCAACCTTTGCCGGCCCCCGGGAACAGAACAGTACCGTCGCCGCGGCCTTCTTTACCCACGAAAAGACCGCATATCTCCGTCTGGCACCCGCGAAGGCATGA
- a CDS encoding RidA family protein, with protein MSAITRTQFTDGQPRPYSASAATGGIIYLCGQIPAREDGTVPADIAGQVTQAFDNLEAALEHAGSTLSHLLKLTVFLADLDEFDDYNAAYLTRLSGHPLPPRTTVQVARFRGEKRIEIDAVAAVTA; from the coding sequence ATGAGCGCGATCACCAGGACCCAGTTCACCGATGGTCAACCGCGTCCCTACTCCGCCTCCGCTGCAACTGGCGGCATCATCTACCTGTGCGGGCAGATACCGGCCCGGGAAGACGGCACCGTCCCGGCCGACATCGCAGGCCAGGTCACCCAGGCCTTCGACAACCTCGAAGCCGCCCTGGAACACGCCGGGTCAACCCTGTCCCACCTGCTCAAGCTCACGGTCTTCCTGGCCGACCTTGACGAATTTGATGACTACAACGCCGCCTACCTCACCAGGCTCAGCGGCCACCCCCTGCCTCCCAGGACCACCGTGCAGGTTGCGCGGTTCCGAGGCGAAAAACGCATCGAGATCGATGCGGTCGCAGCCGTAACAGCCTGA